In Trichoderma asperellum chromosome 1, complete sequence, a single window of DNA contains:
- a CDS encoding uncharacterized protein (EggNog:ENOG41~TransMembrane:11 (i7-25o52-72i84-102o108-132i144-163o183-199i266-284o304-324i331-351o363-380i434-453o)) yields the protein MVSSKRVYNWYISLVAAMCMVLYGYDASVFNSLQGSNNWLAYFDLDPNQDTYKIGLINTAYTIGAIVSGFFLGGPTADYLGRRWGMFIGCLLTVIATFIQAFSPRHNLGCFIAGRVLIGIGQGMALTAGPVYIGEMAPSHIRGVIMAFWQLFYSVGSFLAYWINYACSLHRSALGEWDWKMVVIFQIMVPIIIMVLLPFQPESPRWHIQKHGDVDAAKAALRKIRDTEQEVEDEVMAIREALEYEKEAISHNYSALFKDPSVRKRLYLAFIVNVGQQLTGQGTLNSYSTAIYKKVFTSTQTINLINALNATFGILFTLNATWTADRFGRRWLFIVGAIGMGLCMLVVPVIGQTTPDIDGTKSKSVGISIVFLLFLFIFFYKPSWGATTWIWTSEIFSMNVRAQAIGMCSQMQNVANTVFQQFFPTFLKNQGLKCLYFFMATNIFLAIFVYFFIPETKQIPLEEIDVLFGGANHVDKGAQILGVPEGRSNAAYISEEHKGATGQREVVEQVDRV from the exons ATGGTCTCCTCAAAGAGAGTTTACAACTG GTATATTTCACTGGTGGCAGCGATGTGCATGGTCCTCTATGGATACGATGCCTCGGTCTTCAACTCCCTCCAGGGCTCGAACAACTGGCTAGCCTACTTTGATCTCGATCCC AATCAAGACACATACAAAATCGGTTTGATCAACACGGCATACACAATCGGTGCTATCGTCTCTGGCTTTTTCCTCGGCGGGCCAACT GCTGACTACTTAGGAAGACGATGGGGCATGTTTATTGGCTGTCTCCTCACTGTCATCGCGACCTTTATACAGGCCTTTTCCCCAAGACACAACCTCGGCTGCTTTATTGCCGGCCGTGTCCTTATTGGCATTGGCCAAGGCATGGCTCTGACTGCTGGGCCTGTATATATCGGCGAGATGGCCCCATCACATATCCGTGGAGTAATCATGGCCTTTTGGCAGCTCTTCTACTCTGTCGGGTCCTTTCTCGCGTACTGGATCAACTACGCCTGCTCCCTCCACCGCAGTGCGCTTGGAGAATGGGATTGGAAGATGGTGGTTATCTTCCAGATCATGGTCCCAATAATTATCATGGTCCTGCTACCCTTTCAGCCCGAATCGCCGCGTTGGCATATCCAGAAGCACGGGGATGTCGACGCTGCAAAGGCCGCTCTTCGCAAAATCCGCGATACTGAACAAGAGGTTGAGGACGAGGTTATGGCTATCCGCGAGGCACTTGAGTACGAGAAGGAAGCAATCAGCCATAACTACAGCGCTCTATTTAAAGACCCCTCTGTGCGCAAACGATTATACCTAGCTTTCATCGTCAACGTTGGCCAGCAGCTTACTGGACAAGGGACGCTTAATAGCTATTCTACAGCTATTTATAAGAAGGTCTTTACCTCAACCCAAACGATTAACCTCATCAATGCTCTTAATGCCACCTTTGGAATTTT gTTCACACTTAATGCAACATGGACAGCCGACCGTTTTGGTCGTCGTTGGCTGTTTATAGTCGGCGCTATTGGCATGGGCTTGTGCATGT TGGTTGTTCCCGTCATCGGTCAGACAACTCCTGATATCGATGGTACCAAGTCTAAATCAGTCGGCATCTCAATTGTATTTCTGTTATTCttgttcatcttcttttataaGCCGTCCTGGGGAGCTACAACCTGGATCTGGACCTCAGAAATCTTTAG CATGAATGTCCGGGCACAGGCTATTGGAATGTGCTCGCAGATGCAGAATGTCGCCAACACTGTTTTCCAACAGTTCTTCCCAACTTTTCTTAAAAATCAGGGTCTCAAGtgcctttacttttttatggCTACGAATATCTTCCTCGCCATCTTTGTCTACTTCTTCATCCCCGAGACTAAGCAAATTCCGCTAGAGGAGATTGACGTCCTGTTTGGCGGCGCCAACCACGTTGACAAGGGTGCCCAGATACTTGGCGTTCCCGAGGGCCGGAGCAATGCCGCATATATTTCTGAGGAGCATAAGGGTGCTACTGGTCAGAGAGAAGTTGTGGAGCAGGTTGATCGGGTCTGA
- a CDS encoding uncharacterized protein (EggNog:ENOG41), which produces MNRHFRTPRLTSGILFSPPAGIDAQPDVWSPKRKRKFQHFVQGSVEHGEELQGVPSGSVTEYEDDSPTHGGPYSVFPPFIQTTHMKPSPLQALPEDRSKLPLLPSSSKTLTLCLPILRVSIDISIDGTISYTRLTQIFHNPSELGIPEAQHTFPLYYDEVVTSFECRIGGSRRLQGVVKPKAQAKREFEESKAKKREVAALLEELTPEVFETSLGNIPANTTVEISLTYVHELKVVTSKEEKSEGLAITIPTLVAPRYATSANPVTLPEVSSDMLEITIRVFDDGTIDPVCCHVESSHLSTIYQGLKPSSNVHVPIANIAELQSLNSAATGTPKLQHVWKYSSKSQPALKGNFVFVIQMLDESRLQSRAVITPANDLGHAALMVSLRPNDLFGSAVRPDLFKGEILFVLDRSESMGWTQSGTDRRKIETMRNAMSLALSGLPSSCRFNIISFGSEVRGMWIRSKKADEPESLSDGREYLASVKADMGGTQVLLALQGAVNNREPSCPSTQIILITDGEIDNVQHSSILKYVWETRQKHGEKIRFFTLGIGDSVSHSVMESVAELGGGYCDVVDVVKNARWEGRLNRMLRSVMEPDAWTCDIDLGSRYKRQSLVASKFGADGRDETDVIFYAHGPYPIPSLHPFRYKSFFFLLDLKMATCQQQ; this is translated from the coding sequence ATGAATCGTCATTTCAGAACTCCACGGCTGACTTCTGGTatcctcttctctccgcCGGCTGGTATTGACGCACAGCCAGATGTCTGGAGtcccaaaagaaaaaggaaattcCAACATTTCGTTCAAGGTTCGGTGGAGCATGGCGAGGAATTACAAGGCGTACCAAGTGGTTCCGTGACGGAATATGAAGATGATTCTCCGACTCATGGCGGCCCTTACTCTGttttcccccccttcatTCAAACGACACACATGAAACCTTCCCCTCTTCAGGCCCTACCAGAAGATAGGTCCAAGCTACCGCTATtaccctcttcttcaaagacTCTTACTTTGTGTCTCCCAATCCTAAGAGTTTCTATTGACATCTCCATCGATGGGACGATTTCGTACACGAGGCTCACACAGATTTTCCACAACCCATCAGAGCTCGGCATTCCCGAAGCGCAACACACGTTTCCCCTATATTACGATGAGGTCGTCACGTCTTTTGAGTGCAGAATTGGCGGCTCACGACGCCTACAAGGAGTGGTGAAGCCAAAGGCGCAAGCAAAACGCGAATTCGAAGAGTccaaagcaaagaagagagaggttgCAGCCCTACTAGAGGAGCTTACCCCAGAGGTTTTTGAGACCTCTCTGGGTAATATTCCCGCCAACACGACAGTCGAAATTAGTTTGACTTATGTGCACGAGCTCAAGGTTGTCACAAGTAAAGAAGAGAAGTCTGAGGGTCTTGCTATTACAATACCGACGTTAGTTGCTCCTCGATATGCGACTTCTGCAAACCCAGTGACTTTACCTGAAGTGTCGAGTGATATGCTAGAGATAACTATCAGAGTTTTCGATGATGGCACTATTGATCCTGTCTGCTGCCATGTCGAATCCAGCCATTTATCTACCATATATCAAGGTTTGAAGCCAAGCAGCAacgtacatgtacctattgCGAATATCGCTGAGTTACAGAGCTTAAATTCAGCAGCCACCGGTACACCGAAGCTGCAGCATGTATGGAAATATTCGTCCAAGTCACAGCCTGCTCTTAAAGgcaattttgtttttgtcatCCAGATGCTTGATGAGTCTCGTCTTCAATCGCGTGCTGTCATCACGCCCGCAAACGATCTGGGCCACGCTGCACTAATGGTCAGCCTTCGTCCAAATGACCTCTTTGGCAGCGCAGTTCGTCCGGACTTGTTCAAGGGTGAGATTCTCTTCGTCCTTGACCGGTCTGAGTCTATGGGCTGGACACAATCAGGCACCGATAGACGGAAGATTGAGACAATGAGAAACGCCATGTCTCTGGCGCTGTCTGGATTGCCTTCTTCCTGCAGGTTCAATATCATTTCATTTGGTAGTGAAGTGCGCGGTATGTGGATTCGGTCGAAGAAAGCCGACGAACCCGAAAGTCTATCGGATGGCAGAGAGTATCTGGCCAGTGTCAAAGCAGACATGGGAGGAACCCAAGTCTTACTGGCTTTACAGGGAGCAGTAAATAATCGCGAGCCCAGCTGTCCTTCAACGCAGATTATTCTCATCACCGATGGTGAAATTGACAACGTACAACACAGTTCGATATTGAAGTATGTCTGGGAAACTCGTCAGAAACATGGCGAGAAGATCCGTTTCTTCACGCTTGGCATAGGTGATTCTGTCTCGCACAGCGTCATGGAGAGTGTTGCAGAATTGGGTGGCGGATATTGCGACGTTGTCGATGTCGTCAAGAACGCTCGTTGGGAAGGCCGTCTTAATCGCATGCTACGGTCAGTCATGGAGCCAGACGCATGGACTTGTGACATCGATCTCGGCTCAAGATACAAAAGGCAAAGTCTGGTTGCCTCCAAGTTCGGGGCTGATGGCAGAGACGAAACAGACGTGATATTTTACGCCCACGGCCCTTATCCGATCCCCTCATTGCATCCATTCAGATAcaagtctttcttttttctcttggatCTGAAAATGGCCACCTGCCAACAACAGTGA
- a CDS encoding uncharacterized protein (CAZy:CE8~SECRETED:SignalP(1-21)), with translation MFKNFVPVLLVFLSVGTASHTAPPQGAKVVALSGGQYKSLQAAIDSISKTSMATTTIFIQPGTYTGQTNITSGYKGRIIIQGYTQNEQSYLDNEVILTNNLSSTLAGGNVQSSTLRIQSPNVAVYNLRVENTAGAGSPAHALTVSASHVGFYGCAFKGYQDTVYGQYTDTLMKSSYVEGATDFIYGGRNCTFWLENCDIAFNRDTGGYITASGRESDDDAWYVINGSQVFAKPGISVKAGSVYLGRPWRAYARVVYQNTNLSNIISPQGWNPWDKSDDLSHIYYAEYLNAGSGANISQRVPWSHQLSSPISMDTAMPGWEAWVDQSY, from the exons ATGTTTAAAAACTTTGTTCCAGTGCTTCTAGTCTTTCTCAGTGTTGGGACGGCGAGTCATACAGCACCCCCTCAGGGAGCCAAAGTTGTGGCCTTGTCTGGGGGACAGTATAAGTCG CTTCAGGCAGCCATCGATTCAATTAGTAAAACCTCTATGGCGACGACAACCATCTTCATTCAACCCGGAACCTACACGGGTCAGACAAATATTACTTCCGGTTATAAAGGGAGAATAATAATACAAGGATATACTCAAAATGAGCAGAGTTATCTGGACAACGAGGTCATTTTGACAAACAATCTCTCCTCGACTCTAGCAGGCGGTAATGTCCAAAGTAGCACCTTGCGCATACAGTCACCCAATGTCGCCGTATACAATCTCCGCGTTGAGAATACCGCAGGCGCTGGCAGTCCTGCCCATGCGCTTACGGTTTCTGCCAGTCATGTCGGGTTCTATGGCTGTGCCTTCAAGGGCTATCAGGACACGGTGTATGGGCAGTACACAGACACCCTGATGAAATCCTCCTACGTTGAAGGCGCAACAGATTTTATATACGGCGGCCGTAACTGTACCTTTTGGCTGGAAAACTGTGACATCGCCTTCAACCGGGACACCGGCGGCTACATCACGGCATCGGGCCGCGAaagcgatgacgatgcctGGTATGTCATAAACGGATCGCAGGTCTTCGCCAAACCTGGTATCAGCGTCAAGGCTGGTAGTGTCTATCTTGGACGTCCTTGGCGTGCATATGCCCGGGTAGTTTATCAGAACACAAACCTAAGCAACATCATTAGCCCACAAGGCTGGAACCCATGGGACAAGAGTGATGATCTCAGTCACATCTACTATGCCGAGTATCTTAATGCTGGCTCTGGAGCCAATATTAGTCAGCGCGTTCCGTGGTCCCATCAACTCAGCAGCCCTATCTCCATGGACACTGCCATGCCGGGCTGGGAGGCTTGGGTCGATCAATCCTACTAG
- a CDS encoding uncharacterized protein (EggNog:ENOG41): protein MILSNLEDEVKRAGTSEEQARLNAECLGTRYAISSNWTSFVAVADESMEQTRQIETYKSLFKEADIHELLVPETEEFSEVFGRHRIEIRSLLSAIEADKKALDELIIDRNSNKAQPISMDNNVRSYTPQTRKSQSYSAAVRDDNDVANSYPTRQDHPLLALGETIYSTTSSINVGTAPNHEDVLFYEPSGDGPITWQDAAGCENRGIFILPSMVRERLIHHFCSKTVEHLYETLRNSSRMAQAPEEEVAALVDTLMMIQYFRTHLIDEEDYWSLLMDKVERTLLLALDKDQKDALEPLYTMLLSSILHVHFSQSLKHASVHQEETRKIPDPSVLKTCLVCNTDIETDFDGHLVSNMSYTCLADECYDINTQSREIYTSWSTFWEHQVGSGHMLCPGINKWNEEADVITEAHN, encoded by the exons ATGATTCTAAGCAATCTTGAAGACGAAGTCAAAAGAGCAGGTACTAGTGAAGAGCAGGCACGCCTCAATGCCGAGTGTCTGGGAACGAGATACGCCATCTCGAGCAATTGGACAAGCTTCGTTGCTGTGGCTGACGAAAGTATGGAGCAGACTCGCCAGATTGAAACCTATAAAAGTCTTTTCAAGGAGGCAGATATCCATGAATTGTTAGTTCCAGAGACTGAAGAATTCTCTGAAGTGTTTGGCCGTCATCGTATCGAAATACGC TCTCTTTTGTCGGCTATTGAAGCCGACAAGAAAGCACTGGATGAACTGATAATTGACCGTAACAGCAACAAGGCACAACCCATTTCAATGGACAACAATGTGAGGAGCTATACACCACAAACACGTAAATCTCAGTCTTATTCTGCCGCTGTCAGAGACGATAATGATGTGGCCAATTCCTATCCTACGCGTCAGGATCATCCTTTATTGGCTCTTGGAGAAACTATTTACTCTACTACATCTTCGATAAACGTGGGAACAGCTCCAAATCACGAAGATGTCCTTTTCTACGAACCGTCTGGAGATGGGCCTATTACATGGCAAGATGCTGCAGGATGTGAAAACCGTGGCATATTCATCCTACCGAGTATGGTGAGAGAGCGACTCATTCATCACTTTTGCAGCAAGACAGTCGAACATCTATACGAGACACTGCGCAATTCGTCAAGAATGGCACAGGCacctgaagaagaagttgcGGCTTTAGTTGATACGCTCATGATGATACAGTATTTTAGAACGCATCTAATCGACGAGGAGGACTACTGGAGTCTTCTAATGGATAAAGTAGAGCGTACACTACTTCTAGCTTTAGACAAAGATCAGAAGGACGCATTGGAGCCCTTATATACGATGTTACTATCGTCCATTCTTCATGTCCATTTTTCTCAGTCTCTAAAGCATGCCTCTGTACACCAAGAAGAGACTCGGAAAATCCCGGATCCTTCGGTGCTCAAGACTTGTTTAGTGTGCAATACGGATATCGAGACAGACTTTGATGGACATCTTGTCAGTAATATGTCTTATACGTGTCTGGCTGACGAGTGCTACGACATTAATACACAATCCCGAGAAATCTACACCAGTTGGAGCACGTTTTGGGAGCATCAAGTTGGGAGTGGTCACATGTTATGTCCAGGGATTAACAAATGGAATGAAGAAGCTGATGTAATTACAGAAGCACACAATTAG
- a CDS encoding uncharacterized protein (EggNog:ENOG41) — protein MTDGAEEGILRVAELAQTCDDLLAGLLDIGESIHVDVKGIHARLQALGTLLRSSQHIERCGWFQTTLQDCRRVLSQLRETANTWPVSCTTDFLESRQPSAIGHISALADIQNSLSLALCSSISNNELKDATMIKTIKQGLDTISSHLIDVIDDILPAAPFVTSKSTFKLHEAKLTINGNWDNSSSRHDIICSNCFLHDIGGSATITRLRFGCDCPTTEGSHDGELEYRVLSATFLVEHICPGEARAWHMILSKPRTNAIVSIIISGLAPAYIFKIDRLAGRLAHQFSMSQTTDPKHKEIVFEEELVYRLISVPGVRGLSKQTTIAARIPHI, from the exons ATGACGGatggagcagaagaaggcatTCTTCGAGTGGCTGAATTGGCGCAGACTTGCGATGATCTACTTGCGGGTCTGTTGGATATAGGAGAGTCAATACATGTAGACGTGAAGGGCATCCACGCTCGACTACAAGCTCTGGGCACCTTGTTACGTTCCTCTCAGCATATTGAACGCTGCGGCTGGTTTCAAACGACTCTCCAAGATTGTAGACGTGTTTTGAGCCAGCTCCGTGAGACGGCAAACACTTGGCCCGTAAGCTGCACTACAGATTTTCTTGAGAGCCGTCAACCTAGTGCGATTGGACATATCAGTGCTTTGGCTGACATTCAGAACTCTTTGTCCCTGGCTTTATGTTCAAGCATCAG TAACAATGAACTGAAAGATGCGACTATGATCAAAACTATAAAGCAAGGCCTCGATACCATTTCAAGTCACTTGATAGATGTTATAGATGACATATTACCGGCGGCTCCTTTTGTCACCAGTAAAAGCACATTCAAGCTGCATGAAGCAAAACTTACCATCAATGGAAATTGGGATAACAGCTCATCCAGGCACGATATAATTTGTTCAAACTGTTTTCTTCATGATATAGGTGGCAGTGCAACGATCACGAGACTAAGGTTTGGCTGCGACTGTCCTACAACTGAGGGATCTCACGATGGTGAACTGGAGTACCGAG TACTATCCGCGACCTTCTTGGTGGAACATATTTGTCCCGGTGAAGCGCGTGCATGGCACATGATACTTTCCAAGCCGCGTACTAATGCCATAGTTTCTATAATCATCTCTGGACTTGCACCTGCAT ACATCTTCAAAATCGACAGACTTGCCGGAAGACTTGCCCATCAGTTCTCAATGAGCCAAACTACAGATCCCAAACACAAGGAGATAGTGTTTGAAGAAGAGCTAGTGTACAGATTGATTTCCGTCCC GGGCGTTCGAGGCCTTTCAAAACAAACTACCATCGCAGCTAGAATTCCACACATCTAA
- a CDS encoding uncharacterized protein (CAZy:PL1~EggNog:ENOG41~SECRETED:SignalP(1-19)), producing MACLPLNVFILSLFGRALGLAFDGAVGFGAIATGGNNGATVHVTNLLDSGSGSFRDAVSQSNRNIVFDVSGYIQLKSAVSLSNSLTINGQSAPGNGIGIMGGEVSASDKSNIIIRNLRMRQGTLDTDTGKSAFNMGGASNVILDHCSIEYGQWDSVDAVGAVNITVSNSIIALPIGQQFGAHVETGPSTFYRNLWVSAHNRQPLSKDDTQYINNVVYNYQAGYTSGNTGGAFSHDIINNYFITGPSTTSSKNAFYQMAADQSVYATGNYLDSNNDGQLNGSPDNTVGSSTVLSKPWASTSLGLATMSAADAVTYVLAHAGATPRDELDTFVVNVVKSFGTQGTLYKNQANTGVSNGGYGTI from the coding sequence ATGGCTTGTCTACCTTTGAATGTCTTcattctctcccttttcGGCAGGGCGTTGGGCCTAGCTTTTGACGGGGCGGTCGGGTTCGGTGCCATTGCCACTGGTGGTAATAACGGAGCAACCGTCCACGTCACAAACCTCCTGGACTCTGGCAGTGGATCATTCCGCGACGCTGTTAGCCAGTCCAATCGCAACATTGTTTTCGATGTTAGCGGATACATACAGCTAAAATCCGCGGTGTCTCTATCTAACAGCCTAACAATTAACGGCCAGTCTGCACCGGGCAATGGCATTGGAATCATGGGTGGTGAAGTATCTGCCAGCGATAAAAGCAACATCATTATACGTAACCTACGTATGCGTCAAGGCACTTTGGATACCGACACTGGCAAGAGTGCCTTCAATATGGGAGGTGCGTCCAATGTCATTCTAGACCATTGCTCTATCGAGTACGGCCAATGGGATTCTGTTGATGCTGTGGGTGCCGTCAACATTACCGTATCAAATTCAATCATTGCTCTGCCCATTGGTCAGCAGTTTGGTGCTCATGTTGAGACGGGTCCGTCAACCTTTTACCGTAACCTCTGGGTCAGCGCCCACAACCGCCAACCACTCTCAAAGGACGACACTCAATATATTAACAACGTCGTTTACAACTACCAAGCTGGCTACACCTCGGGAAACACTGGAGGAGCCTTCTCGCACGACATTATCAACAACTACTTTATTACGGGCCCAAGCACCACCAGCTCCAAGAACGCCTTCTATCAGATGGCGGCCGATCAGAGTGTCTATGCTACTGGCAATTATCTCGACAGTAATAATGATGGACAACTGAATGGGTCGCCGGACAATACTGTTGGCTCATCGACTGTCCTCAGCAAGCCATGGGCTTCTACATCACTCGGCCTTGCCACTATGTCGGCTGCGGATGCTGTTACGTATGTTCTGGCGCATGCTGGGGCAACTCCACGAGATGAACTTGATACCTTTGTCGTAAACGTTGTGAAATCATTTGGCACTCAGGGTACCCTGTATAAAAACCAGGCAAATACGGGTGTTTCCAACGGCGGCTATGGTACAATATGA
- a CDS encoding uncharacterized protein (EggNog:ENOG41~MEROPS:MER0042897): MRHYSVATRPKNRYRIKSLEALPCPVFEIEIFRDCKEASNDDFNILVYKDSIITDGATLGRPLWVTLSKVSMRQGTAPFDISGISFGFDKRDDAVNWKTYVEAMRDRLHQLYAQRMLAFEYEVYHQDSTTLRQRFIPESSICQDVDISVISSDVKGFTKNKTRMVVKRKGRPGSICLDFEFSILKIAQRGLLGSLDLINFWTNDDDGTNTPVVQQTNWKKLITRGKNGKLEQPRSLSGPQVLSEKKVSSDEWFDKIDRLKTVMELPASAKGTYKSVKICVIDTGFKLGVKGFTKIKVYKDFVNPGSTSMCDNTWHGTISANIIMSIYEKCELYVARVFNSDETDDKTEPELMAQAIEWAITPDIDVDIISISAGFLYHSPRLQDAVQKASAANKLVFAAASNWGNLGPVAFPARHNLYTICVFSTDTHNRASHFNPERRSDAHNFAILGEDFQHPGDANQRVRGTSTATAAAAGLAALIIDFTRHLFNCQSIFRVADVSKMLGMIAIFNAISERAGEFKCIMPLKLLPSDFAGMSLQQMREYIKESLSRAMDQAN; encoded by the exons ATGAGACACTACTCAGTCGCAACTAGGCCAAAAAATAGATATAGGATCAAATCTCTTGAGGCTCTCCCATGTCCAGTATTTGAAATAGAGATTTTCAGGGACTGTAAAGAAGCAAGCAATGACGACTTTAACATACTTG TTTACAAAGACTCAATTATCACTGATGGGGCAACGCTAGGGCGGCCCTTATGGGTAACACTGTCTAAAGTTAGCATGCGCCAAGGTACAGCCCCTTTCGACATTTCTGGAATAAGCTTTGGTTTCGATAAGAGAGACG ATGCGGTGAATTGGAAGACGTACGTCGAAGCCATGAGAGATCGGCTGCATCAGCTGTATGCTCAACGAATGTTGGCATTTGAATACGAAGTATACCATCA AGATTCTACGACATTGCGGCAAAGATTTATTCCAGAATCATCCATATGTCAGGATGTTGATATATCTGTTATCTCCTCAGATGTTAAAGGATTTACAAAGAATAAAACTCGTATGGTGGTGAAAAGAAAGGGCCGACCCGGTTCCATATGTCTGGATT TCGAATTTTCCATTCTAAAAATTGCGCAACGAGGTCTCCTCGGCTCACTAGATCTTATCAATTTCTGGACCAATGACGACGACGGTACCAATACCCCTGTTGTCCAGCAGACTAACTGGAAAAAGTTGATTACACGAGGCAAAAACGGCAAGCTAGAGCAGCCGCGAAGTTTGAGCGGACCGCAAGTATTAAG TGAAAAAAAGGTTTCCTCTGACGAATGGTTTGACAAGATCGATCGGTTGAAGACTGTCATGGAGTTGCCAGCTTCTGCCAAAGGTACATACAAGTCAGTCAAGATCTGTGTCATTGACACGGGCTTCAAACTAGGAGTCAAGGGATTCACGAAAATCAAGGTGTATAAAGATTTTGTGAATCCAGGCTCTACTAGCATGTGTGATAATACCTGGCATGGCACAATTTCTGCCAACATCATCATGTCAATCTATGAGAAATGCGAGCTGTATGTTGCCAGGGTATTCAACTCTGATGAGACCGACGATAAGACAGAGCCTGAATTGATGGCCCAG GCCATCGAATGGGCAATAACACCTGACATCGACGTTGACATTATCAGTATATCGGCTGGATTCCTCTACCACTCTCCCAGGCTACAGGATGCCGTGCAAAAGGCCAGCGCCGCCAACAAACTTGTCTTCGCCGCCGCATCCAACTGGGGTAATTTGGGGCCTGTGGCCTTTCCGGCGCGGCACAATCTCTACACCATATGCGTGTTTTCCACTGATACTCATAACCGAGCGTCTCATTTCAATCCAGAGCGGCGGTCAGACGCGCACAATTTTGCTATCCTCGGCGAAGATTTTCAGCATCCCGGTGATGCAAATCAGCGGGTACGTGGCACCAGTACTGCCACAGCCGCGGCAGCAGGGCTTGCGGCGCTCATAATTGACTTTACGCGGCACCTATTTAACTGCCAGTCCATCTTTAGAGTGGCTGATGTCAGTAAAATGCTTGGAATGATTGCCATATTCAACGCCATATCTGAGCGGGCGGGAGAGTTTAAGTGTATCATGCCGCTGAAATTACTTCCCTCAGACTTTGCTGGTATGAGCTTGCAGCAAATGAGAGAGTATATTAAGGAAAGTCTGTCGAGGGCAATGGATCAGGCTAACTGA
- a CDS encoding uncharacterized protein (CAZy:GH28~SECRETED:SignalP(1-16)) encodes MILAAALIFAVVAVNSATVATPQPPTRVVKRASTCTPVAGQGSSIDDTPAIQSAIASCPSGTIVIPKSTIYHINTAFSFTGCSGCTLQIDGTLQASSNTTYWGGRRSIFLMDGITGATVYSTTGTGVIDGNGQAAWDLFAANSSYKRPTLFYINNSRNVKVSNLHFKSAPNVFHSVTGGSSNVSYSNITLYAVSASANVAHNTDGWDIGQSTHVTIDGAVVTNDDDCVALKAGCSYATVTNISCTGSHGISVGSLGGGVGSKDTVEHCLVRGATMINSAKAAGLKLYPGPPEHGTAVVSNVTFENFVLQNTDYAFQVQSCYGENTSYCEANPSTAQIADVIVRNFSGTTSTHYSPNVANLDCPAAGTCGLTLSDITVTPPKGSAVFQCANTPSNLGVPCTDGASG; translated from the coding sequence ATGATCTTGGCAGCTGCTCTCATCTTTGCTGTCGTCGCAGTCAATAGTGCGACGGTGGCGACGCCACAGCCTCCCACACGGGTGGTGAAGAGAGCCTCGACCTGCACTCCAGTTGCTGGGCAAGGCAGCTCAATCGATGACACGCCAGCAATCCAGTCCGCCATTGCGAGTTGCCCCTCAGGAACCATCGTCATCCCCAAGTCCACCATCTACCACATCAACACCGCATTTAGCTTCACGGGCTGCTCCGGATGTACTCTGCAAATCGACGGCACGCTGCAGGCGTCATCCAACACGACCTACTGGGGAGGACGCCGGTCCATATTCCTCATGGATGGCATTACTGGGGCTACTGTGTACTCCACCACAGGCACAGGAGTCATTGACGGAAACGGACAGGCCGCCTGGGATCTATTCGCAGCTAATTCATCATACAAACGACCAACACTCTTCTACATCAACAACTCAAGGAATGTGAAGGTATCGAATCTCCATTTCAAAAGTGCCCCAAATGTCTTTCACTCCGTCACTGGCGGCTCGAGTAACGTCTCTTACTCGAATATCACTCTGTACGCcgtcagcgccagcgccaatgTTGCGCACAATACTGACGGTTGGGACATTGGCCAGTCGACGCATGTGACCATCGACGGCGCGGTTGTcaccaacgacgacgactgtGTCGCCCTCAAGGCGGGCTGCAGCTACGCCACCGTCACAAACATCAGCTGTACAGGCAGCCACGGTATCTCCGTCGGTAGCCTGGGCGGTGGCGTAGGGAGCAAGGACACGGTTGAACACTGCCTTGTCAGGGGTGCGACTATGATCAACTCTGCCAAGGCGGCGGGTCTCAAGCTGTATCCAGGGCCGCCAGAGCACGGCACGGCAGTGGTCTCCAATGTTACGTTTGAGAACTTTGTCTTACAAAACACCGACTATGCTTTCCAGGTACAAAGCTGCTACGGTGAGAACACTTCGTACTGTGAGGCCAACCCCAGCACGGCGCAGATAGCAGATGTGATAGTTAGAAACTTTTCAGGGACGACGAGCACTCACTACTCTCCAAACGTTGCAAACCTTGACTGTCCCGCAGCCGGGACGTGTGGTCTGACTCTCAGCGATATCACTGTCACGCCTCCGAAAGGATCGGCCGTATTTCAGTGTGCCAACACGCCAAGTAATCTTGGAGTGCCATGCACTGATGGTGCTAGTGGGTGA